The following are encoded in a window of Kogia breviceps isolate mKogBre1 chromosome 10, mKogBre1 haplotype 1, whole genome shotgun sequence genomic DNA:
- the TOMM6 gene encoding mitochondrial import receptor subunit TOM6 homolog: MASSGAGVIAAGSANEAPEIPDNVGDWLRGVYRFATDRNDFRRNLILNLGLFAAGVWLARNLSDIDLMAPQPGV, translated from the exons ATGGCTTCTAGTGGGGCTGGCGTGATCGCTGCGGGCTCGGCAAATGAAGCTCCCGAAATTCCAGACAACGTTGGAGACTGGCTTCGGGGCGTCTACCGCTTCGCCACCGATAGGAATGACTTCCGCAG GaacttgatcctcaatttgggaCTCTTTGCTGCCGGAGTTTGGCTGGCCAGGAATTTGAGTGACATTGACCTAATGGCACCTCAGCCTGGGGTGTAG
- the USP49 gene encoding ubiquitin carboxyl-terminal hydrolase 49, producing the protein MDRCKHVGRLRLAQDHSILNPQKWCCRECATTESVWACLKCSHVACGRYIEDHALKHFEKTGHPLAMEVRDLYVFCYLCKDYVLNDNPEGDLKLLRSSLLAVRGQTQDPPLRRGRTLRSMASGEDAIPPQRAPQGQPQMLTALWYRRQRLLARTLRLWFEKTSRGQAKLEQRRRQEALERKKEAARQRRREVKRRLLEELASSPPRKSARLLLHAPRAAAPRATAPRAPAGPRPAPRRAPAMAPGVTGLRNLGNTCYMNSILQVLSHLRKFRECFLNLDPSKTEQLFPRAANGKAPLAGRPAGSSATELSPRSHGAEACEGEGLCLNGGASLSRSLELIQNKEPSSKHISLCHELHTLFRVMWSGKWALVSPFAMLHSVWSLIPAFRGYDQQDAQEFLCELLHKVQQELESEGTKRRILIPFSQRKLTKQVLKVVNTIFHGQLLSQVTCVSCNYKSNTIEPFWDLSLEFPERYHCIEKGFIPLNQTQCLLTEMLAKFTETEALEGRIYACDQCNSKRRKSNPKPLVLSEARKQLMIYRLPQVLRLHLKRFRWSGRNHREKIGVHVVFDQVLTMEPYCCRDMLSSLDKETFAYDLSAVVMHHGKGFGSGHYTAYCYNTEGGFWVHCNDSKLNVCSVEEVCKTQAYILFYTQRTVQGNARISETQLQTQVQSSNNDEGRPRTFP; encoded by the exons ATGGATAGATGCAAACATGTAGGGCGGTTGAGGCTAGCCCAGGACCACTCCATCCTGAACCCGCAGAAGTGGTGCTGCCGGGAGTGCGCCACCACCGAGTCCGTGTGGGCTTGTCTCAAGTGCTCGCACGTGGCCTGTGGCCGCTACATCGAAGATCACGCCCTCAAACACTTCGAAAAGACTGGACACCCGCTAGCCATGGAGGTCCGGGATCTCTACGTGTTCTGCTACCTGTGCAAGGACTACGTGCTCAACGACAACCCGGAAGGGGACCTCAAGCTGCTGAGAAGCTCCCTCTTGGCGGTCAGGGGCCAGACGCAGGACCCGCCGCTGAGGCGAGGGCGGACGCTGCGGTCCATGGCCTCGGGAGAGGACGCCATCCCGCCGCAGCGCGCTCCTCAGGGACAGCCGCAGATGCTCACGGCTCTGTGGTATCGGCGCCAGCGCCTGCTGGCCCGGACGCTGCGGCTCTGGTTCGAGAAGACGTCGCGGGGCCAGGCCAAGCTggagcagcggcggcggcaggaGGCGCTGGAGCGCAAGAAGGAGGCGGCGCGGCAGCGGCGGCGCGAGGTGAAGCGGCGGCTGCTGGAGGAGCTGGCCAGCTCCCCTCCGCGCAAGAGCGCGCGCCTGCTGCTGCACGCGCCCcgcgccgctgcgccgcgcgccacCGCGCCGCGCGCGCCCGCtgggccccgccccgcgccgcgccgcgcgcCCGCCATGGCGCCGGGCGTCACAGGCCTGCGCAACCTGGGCAACACCTGCTACATGAACTCCATCCTCCAGGTGCTCAGCCACCTGCGCAAGTTCCGTGAGTGCTTCCTGAACCTCGACCCGTCCAAAACGGAGCAGCTGTTTCCCAGGGCCGCCAACGGCAAGGCCCCTCTCGCGGGCAGGCCGGCGGGCAGCTCGGCCACCGAGCTGTCGCCCAGGAGCCACGGGGCCGAGGCCTGCGAGGGCGAGGGCCTCTGCTTGAATGGCGGGGCCTCCCTCAGCAGGAGCCTAGAACTCATCCAGAACAAGGAGCCCAGCTCGAAGCACATCTCCCTCTGCCACGAACTGCACACCCTCTTCCGCGTCATGTGGTCCGGGAAGTGGGCCCTGGTGTCGCCCTTCGCCATGCTTCACTCGGTGTGGAGCCTGATCCCGGCCTTCCGCGGCTACGACCAGCAGGACGCGCAGGAGTTTCTCTGCGAGTTGTTGCACAAAGTGCAGCAGGAACTCGAGTCCGAGGGCACCAAGCGCCGGATCCTCATCCCCTTCTCCCAGAGGAAGCTCACCAAACAGGTCTTAAAGGTGGTGAACACCATATTTCACGGGCAGCTACTCAGCCAG GTCACATGTGTATCATGCAATTACAAATCCAATACCATCGAGCCCTTTTGGGATCTGTCCCTGGAATTCCCTGAACGCTATCACTGCATAGAAAAGGGGTTTATCCCTTTGAATCAGACTCAGTGCCTGCTCACTGAGATGCTGGCCAAGTTCACAGAGACAGAGGCTCTGGAAGGGAGAATCTACGCTTGTGACCAATGTAACA GCAAACGACGAAAATCCAATCCAAAACCCCTTGTTCTGAGTGAAGCTAGAAAGCAGTTAATGATCTACAGACTACCTCAGGTCCTCCGGCTGCACCTTAAAAGATTCAG GTGGTCTGGCCGTAATCACCGAGAGAAGATTGGGGTCCATGTCGTCTTTGACCAGGTATTAACCATGGAACCTTACTGCTGCAGGGACATGCTCTCCTCTCTTGACAAAGAGACCTTTGCCTATGATCTCTCCGCAGTGGTCATGCATCACGGGAAAGGGTTTGGCTCAGGACACTACACAGCCTATTGCTACAACACAGAGGGAG GTTTTTGGGTCCACTGCAATGACTCAAAGCTGAATGTATGCAGTGTCGAGGAAGTGTGCAAAACTCAAGCCTACATCCTTTTTTACACTCAAAGAACAGTTCAGGGCAATGCAAGAATCTCAGAAACCCAACTCCAAACTCAGGTGCAGTCCAGCAACAACGATGAGGGCAGACCACGGACCTTCCCCTGA